The DNA window tgcacccaaaaatattgattattatatttataataaggAAATTCTAGGAAATAAGTAAGGTTATTgtacatttaaaaatgagcttataatatatatattgattaaatataaatgcacccattatatcatttaattagaaaacataatattgatctgtttattaaatattataatttaaacaaaaaaatgtcttttcatttattggaaataatattaaagatCAATATGTCACGAGGAATAATAACTTGTATAAGTGCATTAAGGGTGTCTAATGATGAGACACAATCATGTTTTGAACAATTCGGGTagcaatttatttttggttctttaaatatttatactaatacaatttttttaaattaatttatttaaaaaacaaaaaaatacatttttattttctatgtGAAAACGTATAACAATTAGAAGATATACTTTATTTAAACTATTACAAGGTTATAAAGTTATGTAATAGAAATATTCTGAATAttgacaaaaatattatatatttgtttattttttctattatatGATTAGCATGTTTGAacatattacatattatgGGAATTTAGCTAAATAGACATAAAGAAGTTTAATATTCAATTCTAAtcacatttattattatcttatattaatttgattgttaaaaatagtaagtATATGCTTaatcacatatatatttacaagtaacacttattttttaggtgtaatgtttataattaaatgcTATTATAATGTCTGAGGAATtggtatataaatttgttaaatataatatgtctTCATATGTGATTAATATGCTGAATCTcctataaattatattaattttcattttagtgcatttatattaatacattcttttctttaattCGTAAATATATTCGTAGTGTGGAGGAATTGATGATATCGAAGATTTTATTGTCTTCGATTCAGAATCTGAAAGCTATAGGTTTAACGATGACATACTCAAAGTCTATTGTTCTGCCAAGGAAAACGGGGTAAAAGGAGAATGTGATAGTGACTCCCTAAAACTCAGCTCTGCTTTTATAGCATTGCTAGAGTATTTTAAGAGTATtgaagataaaaatttagatgATGATAAACGTGCTCAATACGCTATTTTATGGTTTAGTTATAAAATTAGCCAAAATACGAATATAGAGATTATAAGAGGTACTATGTATGAcatacttaaaaaaaatgactGGTTTGGAGAACATAGTGATTCCATAGATAACAGAAAAGATACGATGgaaattcattatttatatttgaagAATCTTTATAATTTCCTTAAAGGAATATGTGAaacaattaataaatgtaaaGTCTCTTCAAACTCCAGTGGCTGTAAAGAGAGTGCTGAAAAGTGTTCTTACTTGTATCGCGCATGTCTTCTGCATTTACCCTGGAGAGAGATTTGTAATCCATATTGTAGTGTATtgacaaatttaaaaaacgaTTATGATAAACTTAAAGCAAAATATAACCTTCCAGAATTGACGTTGCCACAAGGATTATCTGATTGTAATCACGAGTGTTTTAAACAAGAGGAACGGTATAAAGCCAGGGTTGCTGCAGAGAATCATTTGGGTTATGGTTCAGAAAAAGTTCCAACCCTCCCAAATAGTTCACTAGTTCCATCAATAACCCCAAcaagtataaataatggaaataaacTACCCTACATCGCAGTtccattaattttaataccCATTATTTTAGGAATTTCATATAAGGTAAATATTacaattcaaaaatataaatttaaaaaatatacattataaCATATTTGTTGAGTGCATAAAAagacaaataattatatatttttatttttatgttagtATTTAACACCCGTATGGCgaaaaaagatgaaaagaaaaaccatgaaaaagattataaatttgagTGATCAAAAGAAAGCCTAAAATGGCGTTACAAATGTATTCATCGAAAAGAACCAATcggaataattataaattggGTTGATGAAAAATGGggttattaaatatatacaaactcATACAGGATAATTTTGtaccatttatttttttattttttttgtttataaaagaaaaaacgattatttatatgataaatataaaatggttTATTTTGGAGTTCAAACTCCAtgaattttaatttaaaactcaatataagtattaaaactataaatatataaattcatttattattatagacAAATAAGttcatatgtataattaaaaaaatatttatataattataatactaaatgataaactattattatatatataatgatgatGTTGTTGGGATGGTTCACTTAATTTCCAATTATGAatctatttatataactctaagaataaaaacattacTAACATAGtgaatgaatataaaatatacattttataaaataatttattactgaaaaaaataatgaaatttaaaaaatatataaacaatagTAATGAATCCCTGTTATATGTTACATACAATTGTTTTCTATAGATATTcagtaaaaaatttatataaaatataatggtATTTTCTAccagaaatatataaatatttgttttattgaATGAATATTAAATCAATGGAACGTAATAGTGCATTGTGAAGGTATCAACGTTACATATTGTGTTAAGGATACAATTGGGGATATAcggttttatatttaaaaaaactgGATCGATGGAGAATGGGTTAAAGACTCAATTCATGTTAAATGtctttttataattccATATTAGCAtgcaatatattatcagcacttaataaatcatcgtttttttaatataaaatagcattattttatcatagaataacaaaatatagaatttttaataaattatttaatgcatatacactgataactataaaaataaaatataagataAAATTAACCCTGCAGAACATGCAGCGAATATTTATCTAAATTTAT is part of the Plasmodium chabaudi chabaudi strain AS genome assembly, chromosome: 6 genome and encodes:
- a CDS encoding CIR protein, with translation MSEELCGGIDDIEDFIVFDSESESYRFNDDILKVYCSAKENGVKGECDSDSLKLSSAFIALLEYFKSIEDKNLDDDKRAQYAILWFSYKISQNTNIEIIRGTMYDILKKNDWFGEHSDSIDNRKDTMEIHYLYLKNLYNFLKGICETINKCKVSSNSSGCKESAEKCSYLYRACLLHLPWREICNPYCSVLTNLKNDYDKLKAKYNLPELTLPQGLSDCNHECFKQEERYKARVAAENHLGYGSEKVPTLPNSSLVPSITPTSINNGNKLPYIAVPLILIPIILGISYKYLTPVWRKKMKRKTMKKIINLSDQKKA